From a single Glycine soja cultivar W05 chromosome 19, ASM419377v2, whole genome shotgun sequence genomic region:
- the LOC114397966 gene encoding probable glutamyl endopeptidase, chloroplastic isoform X4, which yields MRLDKLYNRFLLPSNSSLLPLAPPLRLTLRHRTAANFASMASSRLRNLAPLAAAPAQDAAAASISSSANAAASADYDDESTVGVRYHVPPSVISDIVDAPPVPALSFSPLRDKIIFLKRRALPPLAEIARPEEKLAGIRIDGKCNTRSRMSFYTAIGIHQILPDGTLGPETEVSGFPVGAKINFVSWSPDGCHLSFSTRVNEEDHDSSKLTVWIADVKTGIARKLFQSPNVHLNAVFDNYVWVNNCSLLVCTIPSSRGAPPKKPLVPSCPKIQSNEARSTIQVRTFQDLLKDEYDEDLFDYYATSQLVLASLDGTTKEIGPPAVYTSMDPSPDQKYILISSLHRPYSFIVTYGRFPKKVELWSADGKLIRELCNLPLAEDIPIAFNSVRKGMRSINWRADTPSTLYWVETQDGGDAKVEISPRDIIYTQPAEPLEGEQPTILHKLDFRYGGVSWCDDSLALVYESWYKTRKIRTWVVSPGSEDVAPRILFDRSSEDVYSDPGSPMMRRTQAGTYIIARIKKESDEGRYIILNGIGATPEGNIPFLDLFDINTGKKMERIWESNKEKYYETVVALMSDQEEGYLYLDKLKILTSKESKTENTQYYFVSWPDKKVVQVTNFPHPYPQLASLQKEMIKYQRKDGVQLTATLYLPPGYNPSTDGPLPCLVWSYPGEFKSKDAAGQVRGSPNEFAGIGSTSALLWLARRFAILSGPTIPIIGEGNEEANDRYVEQLVASAEAAVEEVIRRGVADPKKIAVGGHSYGAFMAANLLAHAPHLFCCGIARSGAYNRTLTPFGFQNEDRTLWEATNTYVEMSPFMSANKVKKPILLIHGEEDNNPGTLTMQAGFSTL from the exons ATGCGACTTGACAAACTGTATAATCGCTTTTTGCTCCCTTCTAATTCCTCTCTTCTTCCTCTCGCTCCTCCGTTGCGCCTCACGCTCCGTCACCGAACCGCTGCCAACTTCGCTTCCATGGCTTCCTCGCGGTTGCGCAATTTAGCACCTCTTGCCGCTGCTCCCGCTCAAGACGCCGCGGCTGCCTCCATTTCTTCCTCTGCCAACGCCGCTGCTTCCGCTGATTACGATG ATGAGTCAACTGTAGGAGTAAGATATCACGTCCCTCCATCTGTGATCAGTGATATTGTTGATGCTCCACCTGTACCTGCATTGTCATTTTCACCACTTAGggacaaaattatttttctcaagcGAAGAGCTTTACCTCCACTGGCAGAAATAGCAAGGCCGGAGGAAAAGTTGGCTGGTATACGTATTGATGGAAAGTGCAATACTAGGAGTCGCATGTCATTCTACACTGCTATAGGGATCCATCAAATTCTTCCTGATGGTACATTAGGGCCAGAGACTGAGGTGTCTGGTTTCCCCGTTGgtgctaaaataaattttgtttcttgGTCTCCTGATGGTTGTCATTTGTCCTTTAGCACTCGTGTGAATGAGGAGGACCATGATAGCAGTAAACTCACAGTATGGATTGCAGATGTGAAAACAGGGATAGCTAGAAAGTTGTTTCAGTCACCTAATGTACATTTGAATGCAGTTTTTGACAATTATGTTTGGGTAAATAATTGTTCATTGTTAGTTTGCACCATTCCATCATCCCGTGGAGCTCCTCCAAAGAAACCTTTGGTTCCCAGTTGCCCAAAAATTCAATCCAACGAGGCGAGAAGCACTATTCAAGTAAGAACATTCCAGGATTTGCTGAAGGATGAATACGATGAAGATTTGTTTGACTACTATGCCACCTCACAGCTTGTTTTGGCTTCTTTGGATGGTACTACAAAAGAAATTGGCCCACCAGCGGTTTATACATCTATGGACCCTTCCCCAGATCAGAAGTACATTTTGATTAGTTCACTTCACAGGCCATACTCCTTCATTGTAACTTATGGAAGATTTCCAAAGAAGGTAGAGTTATGGAGTGCTGATGGAAAATTAATCAGGGAGCTCTGTAACTTGCCCCTTGCTGAGGACATTCCAATTGCATTCAATAGTGTGCGAAAAGGGATGCGTTCCATTAATTGGAGAGCTGATACGCCATCTACTCTTTACTG GGTAGAAACTCAAGATGGAGGTGATGCAAAGGTGGAAATTTCTCCTCGTGATATAATTTATACACAGCCTGCTGAACCACTAGAAGGTGAACAGCCAACAATATTACACAAGCTTGATTTCCGCTATGG AGGGGTTTCATGGTGTGATGATTCACTGGCTTTGGTATATGAATCCTGGTACAAAACACGGAAAATAAGAACATGGGTAGTCTCTCCTGGATCTGAAGATGTAGCTCCACGCATCCTATTTGATAGATCTTCAGAAGATGTGTACTCTGATCCCGGCTCTCCTATGATGCGGAGAACTCAAGCTGGGACATACATTATTGCCAGGATTAAGAAGGAAAGTGATGAAGGAAGATATATTATACTGAATGGGATTGGTGCTACACCAGAAGGAAACATTCCATTCCTTGATCTGTTTGACAT AAACACTGGTAAAAAAATGGAGCGAATCTGGGAGAGCAATAAGGAAAAGTATTATGAGACTGTTGTTGCTCTAATGTCTGACCAGGAAGAAGGGTATTTGTATTTAGATAAACTGAAGATACTGACTTCTAAAGAGTCAAAAACTGAAAACACCCAGTATTATTTTGTTAGCTGGCCAGATAAAAAAGTAGTTCAGGTTACAAATTTCCCTCATCCATATCCTCAGCTCGCATCATTGCAGAAAGAGATGATCAAGTATCAAAGAAAAGACGGGGTTCAACTTACTGCTACATTATACCTGCCACCAGGTTACAATCCATCAACAGATGGCCCTTTGCCATGCCTGGTTTGGTCTTACCCAGGAGAATTTAAAAGCAAAGATGCTGCTGGACAAGTTCGTGGTTCTCCAAATGAATTTGCTGGAATAGGATCCACATCAGCCCTTCTTTGGCTGGCCAGAAG GTTTGCAATTCTATCTGGGCCTACCATTCCTATTATTGGCGAGGGTAATGAAGAGGCAAATGATAG GTATGTAGAACAATTAGTTGCAAGTGCAGAGGCTGCTGTGGAGGAAGTCATCCGGCGTGGG GTGGCTGATCCGAAGAAAATAGCTGTTGGCGGACATTCATATGGTGCATTCATGGCTGCTAACCTCCTGGCACATGCACCACATCTTTTCTGTTGTGGAATTGCTCGTTCTGGTGCTTACAACAGAACACTTACTCCTTTTGGTTTTCAG AATGAAGACAGAACTCTTTGGGAGGCCACTAATACTTATGTAGAGATGAGTCCTTTTATGTCGGCTAATAAAGTTAAGAAGCCCATCTTGCTTATTCATGGGGAAGAGGATAACAATccaggaacattaaccatgcaG GCAGGTTTTTCAACGCTCTAA
- the LOC114398389 gene encoding protein trichome birefringence-like 6, with product MERQRSFSFKPTRLLVFSFTIFSSVLFLSTFTTWLTNYTPSIHQHIHLYFNTSTSSSVGDSVVLPPLTGHSLTKNFTVISVVKVPTLIDNRLARTQKSISGFKSEPVRHHVGASNANFTSMQEYGTSPERVPSKEEKKVVAGGLVGKTQVPILKKIEQKGVEGCDLTKGYWVFDESYPPYSKDSCPFIDEGFDCEGNGRLDRSYTKWRWQAKGCDLPRFNATKMLELIRGKRLVFVGDSINRNQWESMLCMLLGAIKDPTRVYETHGRKITKEKGNYSFRFLDYQCTIEYYVSHFLVHESKARIGQKRRPTLRIDAIDHGSSRWRGADIVVFNTAHWWSHSKTQAGIYYYQEGSVVHPQLNVSTAFRRALKTWASWVDKRINHRKTRIFFRSSAPSHFRGGDWNSGGHCTEATLPLNETLSTNYPEKNIIVEEVIKQMKTPVTLLNITSLSAYRIDGHPSIYGRKTRSSRIQDCSHWCLPGVPDTWNELLYFHLQSR from the exons ATGGAGAGGCAGAGAAGTTTCTCCTTCAAACCCACTAGGCTTTTGGTCTTCTCATTCACTATCTTTTCCTCCGTCCTCTTCCTTTCCACCTTCACCACTTGGCTCACCAATTACACACCTTCAATTCACCAACATATTCATCTTTACTTCAACACTTCTACTTCTTCTTCTGTCGGTGATAGTGTGGTTCTTCCACCTTTAACTGGTCATTCCTTGACAAAAAACTTCACTGTAATAAGTGTTGTGAAAGTTCCAACTTTGATCGATAACCGTCTTGCTAGGACCCAGAAAAGCATCTCTGGATTCAAATCTGAACCTGTAAGACATCATGTCGGTGCCTCAAATGCTAATTTCACGTCAATGCAAGAGTATGGAACTTCACCTGAGAGGGTACCCAGcaaggaagagaagaaggtagTAGCAGGTGGTTTAGTTGGGAAAACTCAAGTTcctattttgaagaagattgaGCAGAAGGGAGTTGAAGGGTGTGATTTAACAAAAGGGTATTGGGTTTTTGATGAAAGCTATCCCCCTTATTCCAAAGATTCATGTCCTTTCATAGATGAAGGTTTTGATTGTGAGGGAAATGGAAGATTGGATAGAAGCTACACTAAGTGGAGATGGCAGGCCAAAGGGTGTGACCTTCCAAG gtTCAATGCAACAAAAATGCTGGAGTTGATAAGGGGGAAAAGGCTTGTTTTTGTGGGTGATTCGATTAATAGGAACCAATGGGAATCAATGTTGTGCATGCTATTGGGTGCTATTAAAGATCCAACGAGAGTATATGAGACCCATGGAAGGAAAATCACGAAAGAGAAGGGAAATTATAGTTTCAGGTTTCTG GATTATCAATGTACAATTGAATACTATGTTAGTCATTTCTTAGTTCATGAAAGCAAGGCAAGAATAGGGCAGAAACGAAGACCAACCTTGCGAATTGATGCCATTGATCATGGTTCATCGAGATGGAGGGGAGCTGATATTGTGGTTTTCAACACTGCACATTGGTGGTCACATTCCAAAACACAAGCTGG GATTTATTACTACCAAGAAGGAAGTGTAGTTCATCCCCAGCTAAATGTTTCTACAGCTTTCAGAAGAGCTTTGAAGACTTGGGCTTCATGGGTGGACAAACGCATTAATCATAGAAAAACCCGCATTTTCTTTCGAAGTTCAGCACCATCACATTTCAG GGGTGGTGATTGGAATTCCGGAGGGCATTGTACAGAAGCCACTCTTCCTCTCAATGAAACCTTAAGCACTAATTATCCAGAGAAGAACATAATCGTAGAGGAGGTaataaagcaaatgaaaactCCCGTGACATTGTTGAATATAACTAGTTTGTCAGCATATAGGATCGATGGCCACCCATCAATTTATGGGAGAAAAACACGGTCCTCTAGGATTCAAGATTGTAGCCATTGGTGCCTTCCTGGGGTTCCAGATACATGGAATGAAttgttatattttcatttacagAGTAGATGA
- the LOC114397966 gene encoding probable glutamyl endopeptidase, chloroplastic isoform X1 yields the protein MRLDKLYNRFLLPSNSSLLPLAPPLRLTLRHRTAANFASMASSRLRNLAPLAAAPAQDAAAASISSSANAAASADYDDESTVGVRYHVPPSVISDIVDAPPVPALSFSPLRDKIIFLKRRALPPLAEIARPEEKLAGIRIDGKCNTRSRMSFYTAIGIHQILPDGTLGPETEVSGFPVGAKINFVSWSPDGCHLSFSTRVNEEDHDSSKLTVWIADVKTGIARKLFQSPNVHLNAVFDNYVWVNNCSLLVCTIPSSRGAPPKKPLVPSCPKIQSNEARSTIQVRTFQDLLKDEYDEDLFDYYATSQLVLASLDGTTKEIGPPAVYTSMDPSPDQKYILISSLHRPYSFIVTYGRFPKKVELWSADGKLIRELCNLPLAEDIPIAFNSVRKGMRSINWRADTPSTLYWVETQDGGDAKVEISPRDIIYTQPAEPLEGEQPTILHKLDFRYGGVSWCDDSLALVYESWYKTRKIRTWVVSPGSEDVAPRILFDRSSEDVYSDPGSPMMRRTQAGTYIIARIKKESDEGRYIILNGIGATPEGNIPFLDLFDINTGKKMERIWESNKEKYYETVVALMSDQEEGYLYLDKLKILTSKESKTENTQYYFVSWPDKKVVQVTNFPHPYPQLASLQKEMIKYQRKDGVQLTATLYLPPGYNPSTDGPLPCLVWSYPGEFKSKDAAGQVRGSPNEFAGIGSTSALLWLARRFAILSGPTIPIIGEGNEEANDRYVEQLVASAEAAVEEVIRRGVADPKKIAVGGHSYGAFMAANLLAHAPHLFCCGIARSGAYNRTLTPFGFQNEDRTLWEATNTYVEMSPFMSANKVKKPILLIHGEEDNNPGTLTMQSGRFFNALKGHGALCRLVILPHESHGYTARESIMHVLWETDRWLYKHCVSNSSDAVEDHATGTVKEQVSKGTIDAESKVVATSGGGSGEVSDLEYEEFHSLPRSYLW from the exons ATGCGACTTGACAAACTGTATAATCGCTTTTTGCTCCCTTCTAATTCCTCTCTTCTTCCTCTCGCTCCTCCGTTGCGCCTCACGCTCCGTCACCGAACCGCTGCCAACTTCGCTTCCATGGCTTCCTCGCGGTTGCGCAATTTAGCACCTCTTGCCGCTGCTCCCGCTCAAGACGCCGCGGCTGCCTCCATTTCTTCCTCTGCCAACGCCGCTGCTTCCGCTGATTACGATG ATGAGTCAACTGTAGGAGTAAGATATCACGTCCCTCCATCTGTGATCAGTGATATTGTTGATGCTCCACCTGTACCTGCATTGTCATTTTCACCACTTAGggacaaaattatttttctcaagcGAAGAGCTTTACCTCCACTGGCAGAAATAGCAAGGCCGGAGGAAAAGTTGGCTGGTATACGTATTGATGGAAAGTGCAATACTAGGAGTCGCATGTCATTCTACACTGCTATAGGGATCCATCAAATTCTTCCTGATGGTACATTAGGGCCAGAGACTGAGGTGTCTGGTTTCCCCGTTGgtgctaaaataaattttgtttcttgGTCTCCTGATGGTTGTCATTTGTCCTTTAGCACTCGTGTGAATGAGGAGGACCATGATAGCAGTAAACTCACAGTATGGATTGCAGATGTGAAAACAGGGATAGCTAGAAAGTTGTTTCAGTCACCTAATGTACATTTGAATGCAGTTTTTGACAATTATGTTTGGGTAAATAATTGTTCATTGTTAGTTTGCACCATTCCATCATCCCGTGGAGCTCCTCCAAAGAAACCTTTGGTTCCCAGTTGCCCAAAAATTCAATCCAACGAGGCGAGAAGCACTATTCAAGTAAGAACATTCCAGGATTTGCTGAAGGATGAATACGATGAAGATTTGTTTGACTACTATGCCACCTCACAGCTTGTTTTGGCTTCTTTGGATGGTACTACAAAAGAAATTGGCCCACCAGCGGTTTATACATCTATGGACCCTTCCCCAGATCAGAAGTACATTTTGATTAGTTCACTTCACAGGCCATACTCCTTCATTGTAACTTATGGAAGATTTCCAAAGAAGGTAGAGTTATGGAGTGCTGATGGAAAATTAATCAGGGAGCTCTGTAACTTGCCCCTTGCTGAGGACATTCCAATTGCATTCAATAGTGTGCGAAAAGGGATGCGTTCCATTAATTGGAGAGCTGATACGCCATCTACTCTTTACTG GGTAGAAACTCAAGATGGAGGTGATGCAAAGGTGGAAATTTCTCCTCGTGATATAATTTATACACAGCCTGCTGAACCACTAGAAGGTGAACAGCCAACAATATTACACAAGCTTGATTTCCGCTATGG AGGGGTTTCATGGTGTGATGATTCACTGGCTTTGGTATATGAATCCTGGTACAAAACACGGAAAATAAGAACATGGGTAGTCTCTCCTGGATCTGAAGATGTAGCTCCACGCATCCTATTTGATAGATCTTCAGAAGATGTGTACTCTGATCCCGGCTCTCCTATGATGCGGAGAACTCAAGCTGGGACATACATTATTGCCAGGATTAAGAAGGAAAGTGATGAAGGAAGATATATTATACTGAATGGGATTGGTGCTACACCAGAAGGAAACATTCCATTCCTTGATCTGTTTGACAT AAACACTGGTAAAAAAATGGAGCGAATCTGGGAGAGCAATAAGGAAAAGTATTATGAGACTGTTGTTGCTCTAATGTCTGACCAGGAAGAAGGGTATTTGTATTTAGATAAACTGAAGATACTGACTTCTAAAGAGTCAAAAACTGAAAACACCCAGTATTATTTTGTTAGCTGGCCAGATAAAAAAGTAGTTCAGGTTACAAATTTCCCTCATCCATATCCTCAGCTCGCATCATTGCAGAAAGAGATGATCAAGTATCAAAGAAAAGACGGGGTTCAACTTACTGCTACATTATACCTGCCACCAGGTTACAATCCATCAACAGATGGCCCTTTGCCATGCCTGGTTTGGTCTTACCCAGGAGAATTTAAAAGCAAAGATGCTGCTGGACAAGTTCGTGGTTCTCCAAATGAATTTGCTGGAATAGGATCCACATCAGCCCTTCTTTGGCTGGCCAGAAG GTTTGCAATTCTATCTGGGCCTACCATTCCTATTATTGGCGAGGGTAATGAAGAGGCAAATGATAG GTATGTAGAACAATTAGTTGCAAGTGCAGAGGCTGCTGTGGAGGAAGTCATCCGGCGTGGG GTGGCTGATCCGAAGAAAATAGCTGTTGGCGGACATTCATATGGTGCATTCATGGCTGCTAACCTCCTGGCACATGCACCACATCTTTTCTGTTGTGGAATTGCTCGTTCTGGTGCTTACAACAGAACACTTACTCCTTTTGGTTTTCAG AATGAAGACAGAACTCTTTGGGAGGCCACTAATACTTATGTAGAGATGAGTCCTTTTATGTCGGCTAATAAAGTTAAGAAGCCCATCTTGCTTATTCATGGGGAAGAGGATAACAATccaggaacattaaccatgcaG TCAGGCAGGTTTTTCAACGCTCTAAAGGGTCATGGTGCTCTTTGTCGGCTGGTGATTTTGCCTCATGAGAGTCACGGTTACACTGCCAGAGAAAGCATCATGCATGTCCTTTGGGAAACAGATAGATGGCTGTATAAACACTGTGTATCAAACAGTTCTGATGCAGTAGAAGACCATGCTACTGGCACAGTCAAAGAACAAGTTAGCAAAGGAACCATAGATGCTGAAAGCAAAGTGGTTGCAACAAGCGGAGGTGGCAGTGGAGAGGTGTCTGATCTTGAGTATGAAGAATTTCATTCTCTGCCAAGATCATACTTGTGGTAA
- the LOC114397966 gene encoding probable glutamyl endopeptidase, chloroplastic isoform X3, whose translation MRLDKLYNRFLLPSNSSLLPLAPPLRLTLRHRTAANFASMASSRLRNLAPLAAAPAQDAAAASISSSANAAASADYDDESTVGVRYHVPPSVISDIVDAPPVPALSFSPLRDKIIFLKRRALPPLAEIARPEEKLAGIRIDGKCNTRSRMSFYTAIGIHQILPDGTLGPETEVSGFPVGAKINFVSWSPDGCHLSFSTRVNEEDHDSSKLTVWIADVKTGIARKLFQSPNVHLNAVFDNYVWVNNCSLLVCTIPSSRGAPPKKPLVPSCPKIQSNEARSTIQVRTFQDLLKDEYDEDLFDYYATSQLVLASLDGTTKEIGPPAVYTSMDPSPDQKYILISSLHRPYSFIVTYGRFPKKVELWSADGKLIRELCNLPLAEDIPIAFNSVRKGMRSINWRADTPSTLYWVETQDGGDAKVEISPRDIIYTQPAEPLEGEQPTILHKLDFRYGGVSWCDDSLALVYESWYKTRKIRTWVVSPGSEDVAPRILFDRSSEDVYSDPGSPMMRRTQAGTYIIARIKKESDEGRYIILNGIGATPEGNIPFLDLFDINTGKKMERIWESNKEKYYETVVALMSDQEEGYLYLDKLKILTSKESKTENTQYYFVSWPDKKVVQVTNFPHPYPQLASLQKEMIKYQRKDGVQLTATLYLPPGYNPSTDGPLPCLVWSYPGEFKSKDAAGQVRGSPNEFAGIGSTSALLWLARRFAILSGPTIPIIGEGNEEANDRYVEQLVASAEAAVEEVIRRGVADPKKIAVGGHSYGAFMAANLLAHAPHLFCCGIARSGAYNRTLTPFGFQNEDRTLWEATNTYVEMSPFMSANKVKKPILLIHGEEDNNPGTLTMQSGRFFNALKGHGALCRLVILPHESHGYTARESIMHVLWETDRWLYKHCVSNSSDAVEDHATGTVKEQVSKGTIDAESKVVATSGGGSGEVSDLEYEEFHSLPRSYL comes from the exons ATGCGACTTGACAAACTGTATAATCGCTTTTTGCTCCCTTCTAATTCCTCTCTTCTTCCTCTCGCTCCTCCGTTGCGCCTCACGCTCCGTCACCGAACCGCTGCCAACTTCGCTTCCATGGCTTCCTCGCGGTTGCGCAATTTAGCACCTCTTGCCGCTGCTCCCGCTCAAGACGCCGCGGCTGCCTCCATTTCTTCCTCTGCCAACGCCGCTGCTTCCGCTGATTACGATG ATGAGTCAACTGTAGGAGTAAGATATCACGTCCCTCCATCTGTGATCAGTGATATTGTTGATGCTCCACCTGTACCTGCATTGTCATTTTCACCACTTAGggacaaaattatttttctcaagcGAAGAGCTTTACCTCCACTGGCAGAAATAGCAAGGCCGGAGGAAAAGTTGGCTGGTATACGTATTGATGGAAAGTGCAATACTAGGAGTCGCATGTCATTCTACACTGCTATAGGGATCCATCAAATTCTTCCTGATGGTACATTAGGGCCAGAGACTGAGGTGTCTGGTTTCCCCGTTGgtgctaaaataaattttgtttcttgGTCTCCTGATGGTTGTCATTTGTCCTTTAGCACTCGTGTGAATGAGGAGGACCATGATAGCAGTAAACTCACAGTATGGATTGCAGATGTGAAAACAGGGATAGCTAGAAAGTTGTTTCAGTCACCTAATGTACATTTGAATGCAGTTTTTGACAATTATGTTTGGGTAAATAATTGTTCATTGTTAGTTTGCACCATTCCATCATCCCGTGGAGCTCCTCCAAAGAAACCTTTGGTTCCCAGTTGCCCAAAAATTCAATCCAACGAGGCGAGAAGCACTATTCAAGTAAGAACATTCCAGGATTTGCTGAAGGATGAATACGATGAAGATTTGTTTGACTACTATGCCACCTCACAGCTTGTTTTGGCTTCTTTGGATGGTACTACAAAAGAAATTGGCCCACCAGCGGTTTATACATCTATGGACCCTTCCCCAGATCAGAAGTACATTTTGATTAGTTCACTTCACAGGCCATACTCCTTCATTGTAACTTATGGAAGATTTCCAAAGAAGGTAGAGTTATGGAGTGCTGATGGAAAATTAATCAGGGAGCTCTGTAACTTGCCCCTTGCTGAGGACATTCCAATTGCATTCAATAGTGTGCGAAAAGGGATGCGTTCCATTAATTGGAGAGCTGATACGCCATCTACTCTTTACTG GGTAGAAACTCAAGATGGAGGTGATGCAAAGGTGGAAATTTCTCCTCGTGATATAATTTATACACAGCCTGCTGAACCACTAGAAGGTGAACAGCCAACAATATTACACAAGCTTGATTTCCGCTATGG AGGGGTTTCATGGTGTGATGATTCACTGGCTTTGGTATATGAATCCTGGTACAAAACACGGAAAATAAGAACATGGGTAGTCTCTCCTGGATCTGAAGATGTAGCTCCACGCATCCTATTTGATAGATCTTCAGAAGATGTGTACTCTGATCCCGGCTCTCCTATGATGCGGAGAACTCAAGCTGGGACATACATTATTGCCAGGATTAAGAAGGAAAGTGATGAAGGAAGATATATTATACTGAATGGGATTGGTGCTACACCAGAAGGAAACATTCCATTCCTTGATCTGTTTGACAT AAACACTGGTAAAAAAATGGAGCGAATCTGGGAGAGCAATAAGGAAAAGTATTATGAGACTGTTGTTGCTCTAATGTCTGACCAGGAAGAAGGGTATTTGTATTTAGATAAACTGAAGATACTGACTTCTAAAGAGTCAAAAACTGAAAACACCCAGTATTATTTTGTTAGCTGGCCAGATAAAAAAGTAGTTCAGGTTACAAATTTCCCTCATCCATATCCTCAGCTCGCATCATTGCAGAAAGAGATGATCAAGTATCAAAGAAAAGACGGGGTTCAACTTACTGCTACATTATACCTGCCACCAGGTTACAATCCATCAACAGATGGCCCTTTGCCATGCCTGGTTTGGTCTTACCCAGGAGAATTTAAAAGCAAAGATGCTGCTGGACAAGTTCGTGGTTCTCCAAATGAATTTGCTGGAATAGGATCCACATCAGCCCTTCTTTGGCTGGCCAGAAG GTTTGCAATTCTATCTGGGCCTACCATTCCTATTATTGGCGAGGGTAATGAAGAGGCAAATGATAG GTATGTAGAACAATTAGTTGCAAGTGCAGAGGCTGCTGTGGAGGAAGTCATCCGGCGTGGG GTGGCTGATCCGAAGAAAATAGCTGTTGGCGGACATTCATATGGTGCATTCATGGCTGCTAACCTCCTGGCACATGCACCACATCTTTTCTGTTGTGGAATTGCTCGTTCTGGTGCTTACAACAGAACACTTACTCCTTTTGGTTTTCAG AATGAAGACAGAACTCTTTGGGAGGCCACTAATACTTATGTAGAGATGAGTCCTTTTATGTCGGCTAATAAAGTTAAGAAGCCCATCTTGCTTATTCATGGGGAAGAGGATAACAATccaggaacattaaccatgcaG TCAGGCAGGTTTTTCAACGCTCTAAAGGGTCATGGTGCTCTTTGTCGGCTGGTGATTTTGCCTCATGAGAGTCACGGTTACACTGCCAGAGAAAGCATCATGCATGTCCTTTGGGAAACAGATAGATGGCTGTATAAACACTGTGTATCAAACAGTTCTGATGCAGTAGAAGACCATGCTACTGGCACAGTCAAAGAACAAGTTAGCAAAGGAACCATAGATGCTGAAAGCAAAGTGGTTGCAACAAGCGGAGGTGGCAGTGGAGAGGTGTCTGATCTTGAGTATGAAGAATTTCATTCTCTGCCAAGATCATACTTGTG A
- the LOC114397954 gene encoding calvin cycle protein CP12-2, chloroplastic-like codes for MCTEILPSHSYNLLLRHHHKPPSTETEAEKNQRMATMTGVSLSCPRVFFNASASPQNAHAVKFSLPPSQAVRPGSIKLGRVMRIRPVRAAPERISEKVEESIKNAQEACAGDPTSGECVAAWDEVEELSAAASHARDKQKEKDSDPLENYCKDNPETIECKTFED; via the coding sequence ATGTGTACAGAAATCCTCCCCAGCCACAGCTACAATCTACTCCTTAGACATCATCATAAACCCCCCTCTACAGAAACAGAAGCAGAGAAGAATCAGAGAATGGCAACTATGACTGGTGTGAGCCTTTCATGCCCCAGGGTTTTCTTCAACGCATCAGCCTCACCGCAAAACGCGCATGCTGTAAAGTTCTCACTTCCACCCAGCCAAGCAGTGCGACCGGGTAGTATCAAGTTGGGTCGCGTGATGAGGATCCGACCCGTTCGCGCTGCGCCTGAGCGCATATCGGAGAAGGTGGAGGAGAGCATAAAGAACGCGCAGGAGGCGTGCGCCGGCGATCCGACGAGCGGCGAGTGCGTGGCGGCGTGGGACGAGGTGGAGGAGCTGAGCGCGGCGGCGAGCCACGCCAGGGACAAGCAAAAGGAAAAGGACTCCGACCCGCTCGAGAATTACTGCAAGGACAACCCGGAGACCATTGAGTGCAAAACTTTCGAAGACTGA